From Azospirillum sp. TSA2s, a single genomic window includes:
- a CDS encoding DUF1329 domain-containing protein, translating to MTMKHWLAGASLLVLAGSPALAAVTSQEAAKLGGELTEFGATKAGNADGSIPAYTGGLTKAPASYAKGSFKWTDPFASDKPILRIDAKNVDQYAGKLSAGTVKMIKDNADYFLNVFQSRRTVAYPDTVLKATVRNATSCKTLNNGLALDVKCRGGIPFPIPKDGYEVMWNKALAYHPPMTQRAQAYVMDRSGSKFMTSEVQTYVELAYYNDERSDPNAYQILFSRTMAPARKAGEATGYTDYLDPMERSRRAWSYTVGQRRVRLAPEFAYDTPVSTLGGVMLYDEIFLFNGAMDRFDYKLVGKKEMYVPYNAYKTAFDCPADTLIQPGHLNPACERWELHRMWVVEATLKPSYRHAYSKRTYYIDEDTYQAGMFDAYDQSGTLYRGGYNYALQFYDPVAPGSPGYSVFDFVKGTYMFQGMSTGFNEPFKFMSPIPENQISPEAIAASNAR from the coding sequence ATGACGATGAAGCATTGGCTAGCCGGAGCGTCGCTCCTGGTCCTCGCGGGTTCGCCGGCCCTGGCGGCGGTCACGTCCCAGGAGGCCGCCAAGCTCGGCGGTGAACTGACCGAGTTCGGCGCAACGAAGGCGGGCAACGCCGACGGCTCGATCCCCGCCTACACTGGCGGATTGACCAAGGCGCCGGCCTCCTACGCCAAAGGCAGCTTCAAGTGGACCGACCCTTTCGCGTCCGACAAGCCGATCCTGCGCATCGATGCCAAGAACGTCGATCAATACGCCGGCAAGCTGTCCGCCGGTACGGTCAAGATGATCAAGGACAACGCCGACTATTTTCTGAATGTCTTCCAGAGCCGACGCACGGTGGCCTATCCCGACACGGTGCTGAAGGCGACGGTGCGCAACGCCACCAGTTGCAAGACGCTGAACAATGGCTTGGCGTTGGACGTCAAATGCCGGGGCGGTATCCCGTTCCCGATCCCGAAGGACGGCTACGAGGTGATGTGGAACAAGGCATTGGCCTATCATCCGCCAATGACCCAGCGTGCGCAGGCCTATGTCATGGACCGTTCGGGCAGCAAGTTCATGACGTCGGAGGTGCAGACCTACGTCGAACTCGCCTATTACAACGACGAGCGGTCGGACCCCAACGCCTATCAGATCCTATTCTCTCGTACGATGGCCCCGGCGCGCAAGGCCGGAGAGGCGACGGGCTACACCGATTACCTCGACCCGATGGAGAGGAGCCGTCGAGCCTGGAGCTACACGGTCGGCCAGCGTCGTGTTCGTCTTGCGCCTGAATTCGCTTATGATACGCCGGTGTCGACACTGGGCGGCGTGATGCTGTACGACGAAATCTTTCTGTTCAACGGTGCGATGGACCGTTTCGACTACAAACTGGTCGGCAAGAAGGAGATGTACGTCCCTTACAACGCCTACAAGACAGCGTTCGACTGCCCGGCCGACACGCTTATCCAGCCCGGTCACCTGAACCCCGCCTGCGAGCGGTGGGAACTGCACCGCATGTGGGTGGTGGAGGCGACGTTGAAGCCCAGCTACCGCCACGCCTACAGTAAACGCACCTACTACATCGACGAAGACACCTACCAAGCCGGGATGTTCGACGCCTACGACCAGAGCGGCACCCTGTACCGGGGCGGCTACAATTACGCGCTCCAGTTCTACGACCCGGTGGCGCCCGGTTCGCCGGGCTATTCGGTGTTCGACTTCGTCAAGGGAACTTACATGTTCCAGGGCATGTCCACCGGCTTCAACGAACCGTTCAAGTTCATGTCCCCGATCCCCGAAAACCAGATCTCGCCGGAAGCCATCGCCGCCTCCAACGCCCGCTGA
- a CDS encoding SDR family oxidoreductase: protein MKIDLAGKRVLVTGASRGIGRAIATGFAAEGARVAICARTDTAIQAAADDLRSRTDHVLARSVDVGDTAQVQDFVRAIADAWGGVDVLVNNAGQGRGGNIDTLAPEGILEHANLLQVAHFRVAQAVVPYMRKQRWGRIIDISAVAGTVPTPDGIPSVVNRAACIALSRSLGMALAKDNILVNSLNMGWIDTGQWDRHHKEMGPGVSRAEFDAMVTKVVPIGRFGKPEDVVGIALFLASDHAGFITGASIDIAGGMSGQIAYYPTLKRDMIEMGRQRMDVQGVDAQGMAPGA from the coding sequence ATGAAGATTGATCTTGCCGGCAAACGCGTGCTGGTCACCGGCGCCTCGCGCGGGATCGGGCGGGCCATCGCCACCGGCTTCGCCGCCGAGGGCGCGCGGGTCGCCATCTGCGCCCGCACCGATACCGCGATCCAGGCGGCAGCGGACGATCTGCGCAGCCGGACCGACCATGTGCTGGCGCGTTCCGTCGATGTCGGCGACACCGCGCAGGTTCAGGATTTCGTCCGCGCGATCGCCGACGCCTGGGGCGGCGTTGACGTGCTGGTCAACAACGCCGGCCAGGGGCGCGGCGGCAACATCGACACGCTGGCCCCGGAAGGGATCCTCGAGCACGCCAACCTGCTTCAGGTCGCCCATTTCCGTGTCGCCCAGGCCGTCGTGCCGTACATGCGCAAGCAGCGCTGGGGCCGCATCATCGACATCAGCGCCGTCGCCGGCACCGTGCCGACGCCCGACGGCATTCCGTCGGTCGTCAACCGCGCTGCCTGCATCGCGCTGTCGCGCTCGCTCGGCATGGCGCTGGCCAAGGACAACATCCTGGTCAACAGTCTCAACATGGGATGGATCGACACCGGGCAGTGGGACCGCCATCACAAGGAGATGGGGCCGGGCGTCAGCCGCGCCGAGTTCGACGCGATGGTGACCAAGGTCGTTCCGATTGGCCGTTTCGGCAAACCGGAGGACGTCGTCGGCATCGCCCTGTTCCTTGCGAGCGACCATGCCGGCTTCATCACCGGCGCGTCCATCGACATCGCTGGCGGGATGTCCGGGCAGATCGCCTATTACCCCACTTTGAAGCGCGACATGATCGAGATGGGACGCCAGCGCATGGATGTCCAGGGGGTGGATGCCCAGGGCATGGCTCCGGGCGCTTGA
- a CDS encoding SDR family NAD(P)-dependent oxidoreductase: MALNLKGANVVVTGGTGALGRAVVARLVESGAVCHIPNLVAEELTGFTGSESGPIRIVEGVDLTDEDAVTRFYAGLPPLWASVHVAGGFDMSSLLDTSAAAFERQIRMNTLTCFLCTREAVRSIRRRSGAPGGRIVNVAARPALEPRSGAGMAAYTVSKAGVAALTQALGEELAADAILVNAVAPSIIDTPANRAAMPDADHDRWPKSEDIAAVIAFLASPENRTARSGVVSVYGRS, from the coding sequence ATGGCACTCAATCTGAAGGGCGCCAACGTCGTCGTCACGGGCGGCACCGGAGCCTTGGGCCGCGCCGTGGTTGCGCGGCTGGTCGAATCTGGCGCGGTCTGCCACATCCCCAATCTGGTGGCCGAGGAACTGACCGGCTTCACCGGATCGGAAAGCGGCCCGATCCGCATCGTCGAAGGGGTAGATCTGACCGATGAGGACGCCGTCACCCGCTTCTACGCCGGGCTGCCGCCGCTGTGGGCGTCGGTTCATGTCGCCGGCGGCTTCGACATGTCGTCCCTGCTGGACACGTCGGCGGCGGCCTTTGAGCGGCAAATCCGCATGAACACGCTGACCTGCTTCCTGTGCACGCGCGAGGCCGTCCGTTCGATCCGCCGCCGGTCCGGCGCGCCGGGAGGCCGCATCGTCAACGTCGCGGCACGGCCGGCGCTGGAGCCGCGCAGCGGCGCCGGCATGGCCGCCTACACCGTGTCCAAGGCGGGGGTCGCCGCCCTGACGCAGGCGTTGGGTGAGGAACTGGCCGCCGATGCCATCCTGGTCAACGCGGTGGCTCCGTCGATCATCGACACCCCCGCCAACCGCGCCGCCATGCCGGATGCCGACCACGACCGCTGGCCCAAGTCGGAGGACATCGCCGCGGTCATCGCCTTCCTCGCGTCGCCGGAGAATCGCACGGCGCGCAGCGGTGTCGTCTCGGTCTACGGACGATCCTGA
- a CDS encoding IclR family transcriptional regulator, whose translation MADKKNKTINDRDEDRQGTKSGTEDADSSSRSKQVIVRPVVNAIRILKYLSDSGQPRRAAQVAKDLSINTSTCFNILRTLVAEDVLEFDPLSKSYTVGFGIVKIAERVMSEGERVSAARPHLKELAERFGVTVTLWRRIGGDRIAQVAVEYCTRDTRIQVSPGRRGPMLMGATGRLLATQIGKSKAEVESAFASIRWARPLDFDRYWDEAETAAKRGWALDDGFFYGGTTNIAAAVLDPSGAFAFSIVATMFRGQYDDPTIARMGDELKALGQRLTSVLY comes from the coding sequence ATGGCGGATAAAAAGAACAAAACGATCAATGATCGGGATGAGGATCGCCAGGGCACGAAGTCCGGAACAGAAGACGCCGACAGTTCCTCCCGAAGCAAGCAGGTCATCGTTCGGCCTGTCGTCAACGCGATCCGAATTCTGAAATACTTGAGCGACAGCGGGCAGCCGCGCCGCGCGGCGCAGGTCGCCAAAGACCTGTCGATCAACACCAGCACCTGCTTCAACATCCTGCGCACGCTGGTGGCGGAGGATGTGCTCGAGTTCGATCCCCTGTCCAAAAGCTACACGGTCGGCTTCGGCATCGTCAAAATAGCCGAGCGCGTGATGTCGGAGGGCGAGCGGGTGTCCGCCGCGCGTCCCCACCTGAAGGAACTGGCCGAGCGGTTCGGCGTGACCGTAACGCTGTGGCGCCGGATCGGCGGCGATCGCATTGCCCAGGTCGCCGTTGAATACTGCACTCGCGACACCCGCATCCAGGTGTCGCCGGGGCGTCGCGGTCCGATGCTGATGGGGGCGACTGGGCGGTTGCTGGCGACCCAGATCGGCAAGAGCAAGGCCGAGGTGGAAAGCGCCTTCGCGTCCATCCGTTGGGCGCGGCCCCTCGACTTCGACCGCTATTGGGACGAGGCTGAGACCGCCGCGAAACGCGGCTGGGCGCTGGACGACGGTTTCTTCTATGGCGGCACGACGAACATCGCGGCGGCCGTACTCGACCCATCGGGCGCCTTCGCCTTCTCGATCGTCGCCACCATGTTCCGGGGTCAGTACGACGACCCCACCATCGCCCGGATGGGCGATGAGCTGAAAGCGTTGGGGCAGCGTTTGACCTCGGTACTCTACTGA
- a CDS encoding enoyl-CoA hydratase/isomerase family protein, translating to MGAEQTLTSEDAVTIERKGAVAIVTLNRPDAINALNDALRAGLTRAFRDAETDPEIRVVLLRAAGDRGFCVGADIKEFRAPASLVAARRGDSERAYIDAIGRTTKPTIAAIHGFCLGGGFEIVLACDVRIACDDAVFGLPELNLALIPGSGGTQRLPRLIGVGRALDLMLTGRRFAAAEALQLGVVTRLAPSRDALFEQALALAEDIAGKSPTAAAYLKEAVLSGADLDLRDGLILERNLFTLLMSTEDRLQAAAAFREKRKPVFTGQ from the coding sequence ATGGGGGCCGAACAGACTTTGACCAGCGAAGACGCGGTTACCATCGAGCGAAAGGGCGCGGTCGCCATCGTCACGCTGAATCGGCCCGACGCCATCAACGCGCTGAACGACGCACTGCGGGCCGGGCTGACACGGGCCTTCCGGGACGCCGAGACCGATCCGGAAATCCGTGTCGTCCTGCTGCGCGCGGCGGGCGACCGGGGTTTTTGCGTGGGCGCCGACATCAAGGAATTCCGTGCGCCGGCCTCGCTGGTGGCGGCACGGCGCGGCGACAGCGAGCGGGCCTACATCGACGCCATCGGCCGCACCACCAAGCCGACCATCGCCGCCATTCATGGCTTCTGCCTGGGCGGCGGCTTCGAAATTGTGCTGGCCTGCGATGTGCGGATCGCCTGCGACGACGCGGTGTTCGGCCTGCCGGAACTCAACCTCGCCCTCATTCCCGGATCCGGTGGAACCCAGCGTCTGCCACGCCTGATCGGGGTTGGGCGGGCGCTCGACCTCATGCTGACCGGCCGGCGCTTCGCCGCTGCCGAGGCGTTGCAATTGGGCGTCGTCACCCGGCTGGCTCCGTCGCGGGACGCTCTGTTCGAGCAGGCGCTGGCATTGGCCGAGGACATTGCCGGCAAGTCGCCGACCGCCGCCGCCTATCTCAAGGAGGCCGTCCTGTCCGGCGCCGATCTGGATTTGCGGGACGGCCTGATTCTGGAACGCAACCTCTTCACGCTGCTGATGTCCACCGAGGACCGGCTCCAGGCCGCCGCCGCCTTCCGCGAAAAGCGCAAGCCCGTCTTCACCGGCCAATAA
- a CDS encoding 3-hydroxyacyl-CoA dehydrogenase NAD-binding domain-containing protein, which yields MNANKILVVGAGLMGRGIVHAFAVRGHPVTLFDVSREAINATLADIRTVTGEAVKIGKLTEEAAARTLDLITPGTDLVESARGADLVVETASERLSVKIDIIQAIDPVLAGDAIITTNTSALSITEIAAASANPARVAGMHFFNPVHKMKLVEIVRGIATADSVVERLKAWSDAIGKTSIVVNEAPGFTTSRMSAMLGNEAMHMLESGVATAEDIDTALRLGLGHPMGPLELGDMTGWDTRLAVLQYLHQSLGEKFRPCPLITKMVKSGRTGRKVGHGVYRYENGVKIPGSGLRSA from the coding sequence ATGAACGCAAACAAGATCCTCGTCGTCGGCGCCGGGCTGATGGGCCGTGGCATCGTCCACGCCTTTGCGGTGCGCGGCCATCCGGTCACCCTGTTCGACGTCAGCCGGGAGGCCATCAACGCCACGCTGGCCGACATCCGCACGGTCACCGGCGAGGCCGTCAAGATCGGCAAGCTGACCGAAGAGGCCGCCGCCCGCACGCTGGACCTGATCACTCCCGGCACCGACCTCGTCGAAAGCGCCCGTGGCGCCGATCTGGTGGTGGAAACCGCGTCGGAGCGGCTGTCGGTCAAGATCGACATCATCCAGGCCATCGACCCGGTGTTGGCGGGGGATGCCATCATCACCACCAACACCTCGGCGCTCAGCATCACCGAGATCGCGGCGGCCTCCGCCAACCCGGCCCGCGTCGCCGGCATGCATTTCTTCAACCCCGTCCACAAGATGAAACTGGTCGAGATCGTCCGTGGGATCGCCACCGCCGACAGCGTCGTCGAGCGGCTGAAGGCATGGTCGGACGCCATCGGCAAGACCTCCATCGTCGTCAACGAGGCCCCCGGCTTCACCACCAGCCGCATGTCGGCGATGCTCGGCAACGAGGCCATGCACATGCTGGAATCCGGCGTGGCGACCGCCGAGGACATCGACACCGCGCTGCGTCTGGGGCTTGGCCACCCGATGGGGCCGCTGGAACTGGGCGACATGACCGGCTGGGATACCCGGCTGGCCGTGCTGCAATACCTGCATCAGTCGCTGGGCGAGAAGTTCCGCCCCTGTCCGCTGATCACCAAGATGGTCAAGTCGGGCCGCACCGGCCGCAAGGTCGGCCATGGCGTCTACCGATACGAGAACGGGGTGAAGATCCCCGGTTCCGGCCTGAGGAGCGCCTGA
- a CDS encoding thiolase family protein, with product MRDVVIVEAVRTPMGRFRGALAPVRADHLGAVILQALVERAGIGPELVDDVVFGCVTQVGEQSTNPARTALLSAGWPARIPGMTVDRKCGSSEAAVHAAVGSIASGEFDVVVAGGVESMSRVPMGGNRDVHGEPFGWKLLDAYPQVPQGEAAERISDTWDLTRDELDDYAISSHRRAAAAADAGWFDREIVPVAVDAWRERSTPEGFPLFSRDETIRRDTSRDKLGTLKTVFRPEGRVTAGNSSQIADGAAALLLMAAEVAKAHGLKPRARLRAMTTVGADPTLMLTGPIPATRRLLDRSGLSLSDIALFEVNEAFAPVPLVWMREFGIGHDRVNVNGGAIALGHPLGGSGARLLTTLLHELERRDARFGLQTMCCAGGLGTGTILERLG from the coding sequence ATGCGGGATGTCGTGATCGTCGAGGCCGTCCGCACGCCGATGGGACGTTTTCGCGGGGCGCTGGCCCCCGTGCGCGCCGACCATCTGGGCGCGGTGATTCTCCAGGCGCTGGTCGAGCGCGCCGGCATCGGACCGGAGCTGGTGGACGACGTGGTGTTCGGCTGCGTCACCCAGGTCGGCGAGCAATCGACCAACCCAGCGCGCACCGCGCTGCTGTCCGCCGGCTGGCCGGCCCGCATTCCCGGCATGACTGTGGACCGCAAATGCGGCTCGTCGGAGGCCGCCGTCCACGCGGCCGTCGGCTCCATCGCGTCGGGCGAATTCGACGTCGTCGTGGCCGGCGGCGTCGAGAGCATGAGCCGGGTGCCGATGGGCGGCAACCGCGACGTCCATGGCGAGCCGTTCGGCTGGAAGCTGCTGGACGCGTATCCGCAGGTGCCGCAGGGCGAAGCCGCCGAGCGCATTAGCGACACCTGGGATCTGACGCGCGACGAACTCGACGATTACGCCATCTCCAGCCACCGCCGCGCCGCCGCCGCCGCCGATGCGGGGTGGTTCGACCGCGAGATTGTCCCCGTTGCCGTGGACGCATGGCGCGAGCGTTCCACCCCCGAGGGTTTCCCGCTGTTCAGCCGCGACGAGACGATCCGCCGCGACACCAGTCGTGACAAGCTCGGTACGCTGAAGACGGTGTTCCGGCCCGAGGGCCGCGTCACCGCCGGCAACTCCTCGCAGATCGCCGATGGCGCGGCGGCGCTGCTGCTGATGGCGGCGGAGGTCGCCAAGGCGCATGGGTTGAAGCCGCGCGCCCGGCTGCGGGCGATGACCACGGTCGGGGCGGACCCGACGCTGATGCTGACCGGTCCCATCCCGGCGACCCGGCGCCTGCTCGACCGCAGCGGGTTGTCGCTGTCCGACATCGCCCTGTTCGAGGTGAACGAGGCCTTCGCTCCGGTGCCGCTGGTCTGGATGCGCGAGTTCGGGATCGGGCATGACCGGGTCAACGTGAACGGCGGGGCCATCGCGCTCGGCCATCCGCTGGGCGGCAGCGGCGCCCGGCTGCTAACCACACTGTTGCACGAGTTGGAGCGGCGCGACGCCCGCTTCGGCTTGCAGACCATGTGCTGCGCCGGCGGCCTGGGCACCGGGACCATCCTGGAACGGCTCGGCTGA
- a CDS encoding acyl-CoA dehydrogenase family protein, whose product MTSDTSRILVDTAQRFFADRITPEALHRADTGEWLADIWAAADDLGLPLALVPEEAGGFGVDMVDALGLIRIAGAAAAPLPLAETMLASWLLAKAGLELIAGPASVAPVLADDRLDLTREGSGWRLTGSAHRVPWGRVAAGIAVIAEHDGVPHVARIDAGGWTMENATNLAGEPRDTLCFDVRLDAASVAPAPDGIDGAALRAVGATMRSLALAGAIDRVLALTTRYAGERVQFGRTLGKFQAVQQSLAVLAGQAAAAGAAADAAAEVVAEGFRPLPIAAAKVRCGEAAGIAASIAHQVHGAIGFTQEHSLHHLTRRLWAWREEFGNEAVWSRIIGRHVAAAGADGLWPLVTAA is encoded by the coding sequence ATGACGAGCGACACCAGCCGCATTCTGGTCGACACCGCGCAGCGTTTCTTCGCCGACCGCATCACGCCCGAGGCGTTGCACCGCGCCGACACGGGCGAGTGGCTGGCCGACATCTGGGCGGCGGCCGACGACCTTGGCCTGCCGCTGGCCCTGGTGCCCGAGGAGGCCGGCGGCTTCGGCGTGGACATGGTGGACGCGCTGGGGCTGATCCGCATCGCGGGCGCCGCCGCCGCGCCGCTTCCGCTGGCCGAGACGATGCTGGCCTCCTGGCTGCTCGCCAAGGCCGGGCTGGAACTGATCGCCGGACCGGCGAGCGTCGCGCCGGTGCTGGCGGACGACCGGCTGGATCTGACCCGTGAGGGCAGCGGCTGGCGGCTGACCGGCAGCGCGCACCGCGTTCCCTGGGGCCGCGTCGCCGCCGGGATTGCGGTGATCGCCGAGCATGACGGCGTACCGCACGTTGCGCGCATCGATGCCGGAGGTTGGACCATGGAAAACGCCACCAACCTTGCCGGAGAGCCACGCGACACCCTGTGTTTCGACGTCCGGCTCGACGCCGCGAGCGTCGCGCCCGCGCCCGACGGCATCGACGGCGCGGCCCTGCGCGCCGTTGGCGCCACGATGCGCAGCCTTGCCTTGGCCGGAGCCATCGACCGGGTGCTGGCGCTGACCACGCGCTACGCGGGCGAACGCGTGCAGTTCGGCCGGACGCTCGGCAAGTTCCAGGCGGTCCAGCAGTCGCTGGCCGTGCTGGCCGGGCAGGCCGCCGCCGCCGGGGCGGCTGCGGACGCCGCCGCCGAGGTGGTCGCCGAAGGTTTCCGCCCCTTGCCCATCGCCGCCGCCAAGGTCCGCTGCGGCGAGGCGGCAGGCATCGCCGCGTCCATCGCCCACCAGGTGCATGGCGCCATCGGCTTCACGCAGGAGCATAGCCTGCATCACCTCACCCGCCGCCTGTGGGCGTGGCGCGAGGAGTTCGGCAACGAGGCGGTCTGGAGCCGGATCATCGGCCGCCACGTCGCGGCTGCGGGCGCCGACGGTCTGTGGCCGCTCGTCACCGCCGCCTGA
- a CDS encoding acyl-CoA dehydrogenase family protein: MHNIVFPPPPVTARTEALRAEVRDFLKTELADRPPRLRADSWNGFDAGFSRKMGERGWIGMTWPTRYGGHERSALERYVVLEEVLAAGAPVAAHWIADRQSGPLLLKNGTEEQRQRILPRIAAGDCTFCIGMSEPDSGSDLAAVRTRAVPVQGGGGGGWRVNGTKLWTTYAHHAHYMILFCRTDGGTEDRQGGTSQFLVDLKTPGITIRPVLDMTGAHHFNEVVFEDALLPDDALIGQRGEGWAQVMGELAYERSGPERFLSSMTLLTELVRALGDAPSDQAAMAVGRLTAHLLVLRRLSRSVAGMLENGENPALQAALVKDLGALFEQEIPEIARQLVNAEPDLQATREFSAVLAKLVMNAPSFSLRGGTREILRGIIARGLGLR, encoded by the coding sequence ATGCACAACATCGTGTTTCCCCCGCCGCCCGTCACCGCCCGCACCGAGGCGTTGCGCGCGGAGGTCCGCGACTTCCTGAAAACCGAACTGGCCGACCGGCCGCCGCGCCTGCGCGCCGATTCCTGGAACGGCTTCGACGCCGGCTTCAGCCGTAAGATGGGGGAGCGCGGCTGGATCGGCATGACCTGGCCCACGCGTTACGGCGGTCACGAGCGCAGCGCATTGGAACGCTACGTGGTGTTGGAGGAGGTGCTGGCCGCCGGCGCGCCGGTGGCGGCCCACTGGATCGCCGACCGCCAGAGCGGCCCGCTGCTGCTGAAGAACGGCACCGAGGAGCAGCGCCAGCGTATCCTGCCACGCATCGCCGCCGGCGACTGCACCTTCTGCATCGGCATGAGCGAGCCGGACTCGGGGTCGGACCTCGCCGCCGTGCGCACCCGCGCGGTGCCGGTCCAAGGGGGCGGGGGTGGCGGCTGGCGGGTCAACGGCACCAAGCTGTGGACGACCTACGCCCACCATGCCCATTACATGATCCTGTTCTGCCGCACCGATGGCGGAACCGAGGACCGGCAGGGCGGCACCAGCCAGTTCCTGGTCGATCTCAAGACCCCCGGCATCACCATCCGCCCGGTTCTCGACATGACCGGCGCGCATCACTTCAACGAGGTGGTCTTCGAGGACGCGCTCCTGCCGGACGACGCCCTGATCGGGCAGCGTGGCGAAGGCTGGGCGCAGGTGATGGGCGAACTCGCCTACGAGCGCAGCGGGCCGGAGCGTTTCCTGTCTTCGATGACGCTGCTGACCGAATTGGTGCGGGCGCTGGGCGACGCGCCGTCCGATCAGGCGGCGATGGCGGTGGGGCGGCTCACCGCGCATCTGCTGGTGCTGCGGCGGCTGTCGCGCTCGGTGGCGGGAATGCTGGAAAACGGCGAGAACCCCGCGTTGCAGGCGGCGTTGGTCAAGGATTTGGGGGCGCTGTTCGAGCAGGAGATCCCCGAGATCGCCCGCCAACTGGTCAATGCTGAACCAGATCTCCAGGCGACGCGGGAATTCTCCGCCGTGTTGGCCAAGCTGGTGATGAACGCCCCGTCCTTTTCGTTGCGCGGCGGCACGCGGGAAATCCTGCGCGGCATCATCGCGCGGGGCTTGGGCCTGCGCTGA
- a CDS encoding crotonase/enoyl-CoA hydratase family protein, giving the protein MTDPVLYEQDGGIVTLTLNRPDLRNPISEPEMVDALEVALIRLDRDPDVRVAILTGAGSAFSSGGNLKTMRVGGGLNDALPARTRSNYRHGIQRLPLVFERLEVPVIAAVNGPAIGAGCDLACMCDLRIAAESARFAESFVKVGLVPGDGGAWLLPRVVGFSKACEMALTGDVIDAAEALACGLVSKLVPDDDLLAAARALADRIAVNPRHAVRMTKRLMTEGRTVGLATLLEMSAAMQALAHATADHAEAVEALLRKRKPVFTGA; this is encoded by the coding sequence ATGACCGACCCGGTTCTGTACGAACAGGACGGCGGCATCGTCACGCTGACGCTGAACCGGCCCGACCTGCGCAATCCCATTTCGGAACCCGAGATGGTGGATGCGCTGGAGGTGGCCCTGATCCGGCTCGACCGCGATCCCGACGTGCGCGTCGCCATCCTCACCGGCGCGGGCAGCGCCTTTTCCTCCGGTGGCAATCTGAAGACGATGCGGGTGGGCGGCGGCCTGAACGATGCGCTGCCGGCCCGCACCCGGTCGAATTACCGTCACGGCATCCAGCGCCTGCCGCTGGTCTTCGAACGGTTGGAGGTGCCGGTCATCGCCGCCGTCAATGGTCCGGCCATAGGCGCCGGCTGTGATTTGGCCTGCATGTGCGACCTGCGCATCGCCGCCGAAAGCGCCCGCTTCGCGGAGAGCTTCGTCAAGGTCGGGCTGGTGCCGGGCGATGGCGGGGCGTGGCTGTTACCGCGTGTCGTCGGCTTTTCCAAGGCGTGCGAGATGGCGCTGACGGGCGACGTGATCGACGCCGCCGAAGCGCTGGCCTGCGGGCTGGTGTCGAAACTGGTTCCCGACGACGACCTGCTGGCCGCCGCCCGTGCGCTGGCCGACCGCATAGCCGTGAATCCGCGCCACGCGGTGCGGATGACCAAGCGCCTGATGACCGAGGGCCGGACCGTCGGGTTGGCGACGCTGCTGGAGATGTCGGCGGCGATGCAGGCGCTGGCCCATGCCACCGCCGACCATGCCGAGGCCGTCGAGGCGCTCCTGCGCAAGCGTAAGCCGGTCTTTACCGGCGCGTGA